The Micromonospora sp. WMMD961 genome has a segment encoding these proteins:
- a CDS encoding pyridoxal-phosphate dependent enzyme: MRFESMTEAIGNTPLVRIDPAVHGLRNIDLYAKMELLNPFGSLKDRAAWNMARPLLAQAVERGDTVVELSSGNTAKALAVIAGMHGLSFKSVTNRMKVAEIKDLLLLLGAEIDELPGQAECLDPTDTDDPLTRMYHRLAGSGGGYLHTDQYFNELNVDAHFNGTGPEIVKDLDGRAPDYFIACVGTAGSSTGVAAALRQHNPDVRVVGLVAHKSDFIPGIRTIDEVHEVGLFDPDVYDTVETITADDAIDGLLTLVRRCGTLAGPTGGGAYQGAVRHLRAVDAQLTERRTAVFIVCDRVESYMSYLRERRPELFGRPPQRNSVRTVTDAQMRQAATVDVAEAQRWIAERRGLVVDLRSPFAYQALHIDGSINIVDELFAEMLHGGLPFGRRQPVLLVCPVGEKSARYAALLTRMGHPDVRSLGGGIIAWRDAGAELVRD, translated from the coding sequence ATGAGATTCGAGAGCATGACCGAGGCCATCGGCAACACCCCGCTGGTGCGCATCGATCCCGCCGTGCATGGCCTGCGCAACATCGACCTGTACGCCAAGATGGAGCTGCTCAACCCGTTCGGCTCGCTGAAGGACCGCGCCGCCTGGAACATGGCCCGACCCCTGCTCGCCCAGGCCGTCGAGCGCGGCGACACCGTCGTCGAGTTGTCCAGCGGCAACACGGCCAAGGCCCTCGCCGTCATCGCCGGGATGCACGGGCTCAGCTTCAAGAGCGTCACCAACCGCATGAAGGTCGCCGAGATCAAGGACCTGCTGCTGTTGCTCGGCGCGGAGATCGACGAGCTTCCCGGGCAGGCCGAGTGCCTCGACCCCACCGACACCGACGACCCGCTGACCAGGATGTACCACCGGCTCGCCGGATCAGGCGGCGGCTACCTGCACACCGACCAGTACTTCAACGAACTCAACGTCGACGCGCACTTCAACGGCACCGGCCCGGAGATCGTGAAGGACCTCGACGGCCGAGCCCCGGACTACTTCATCGCCTGCGTCGGCACGGCCGGCTCCTCCACCGGCGTGGCGGCCGCGCTGCGCCAACACAACCCCGACGTGCGCGTCGTCGGGCTGGTGGCGCACAAGTCCGACTTCATCCCGGGCATCCGCACCATCGACGAGGTGCACGAGGTGGGACTGTTCGACCCCGACGTCTACGACACGGTGGAGACGATCACCGCCGACGACGCCATCGATGGCCTGCTGACTCTCGTGCGCCGGTGCGGCACGCTGGCCGGGCCGACCGGTGGCGGCGCCTACCAGGGCGCCGTACGCCATCTGCGCGCCGTCGACGCGCAGCTCACCGAACGCCGTACGGCTGTCTTCATCGTCTGTGACCGCGTCGAGAGCTACATGAGTTATCTGCGCGAGCGGCGCCCCGAGCTGTTCGGTCGGCCACCACAGCGCAACTCCGTCCGCACGGTGACCGACGCGCAGATGCGGCAGGCGGCGACCGTGGATGTCGCGGAAGCCCAGCGGTGGATCGCCGAACGCCGAGGGCTGGTGGTCGACCTGCGCAGCCCGTTCGCGTACCAGGCGCTGCACATCGATGGCTCGATCAACATCGTCGACGAACTCTTCGCCGAGATGCTGCACGGTGGGCTGCCGTTCGGTCGCCGCCAGCCGGTGCTGCTGGTCTGCCCGGTGGGGGAGAAGTCCGCCCGCTACGCCGCTCTGCTGACCCGGATGGGTCATCCAGACGTGCGCTCGCTCGGCGGCGGGATCATCGCCTGGCGTGACGCCGGCGCCGAGCTCGTGCGCGACTGA
- a CDS encoding Y4yA family PLP-dependent enzyme, whose amino-acid sequence MAQLSDALGSPLGVVLPQQLAENVAAFRSVISHHRLSGQIYYAHKANRSSALVRELAATDAGIDVASLAELQHALGAGFVPQRIMATGPKNEEFLWLCARTGVTVSADSVGELAVLAALVTDWSLPRVRVMARLSGFTSTGAQLGSRRSRFGVSAAAASEVLDVIEKHADALDLVGVAFHLDTIGLPEKAVALEGCLGALEECRRRGLRPWSVDIGGGFGVNYLADGAQWEQYTSALTEAVLGRRTPLTWNGHGYGLRAEGGHVRGSLNLYPAHRPVSGPAYLDRLLRTSAPEQRRPLGTLLLDNMYDLHVEPGRALLDQCGLVLASVLEVRDEANGDTIVRLDCNARDVSLEEHGVLMDPVVVHRTTPAGSGPAGVYLFGNLCLEADLITRRKVFLPSRPRPGDLLAFVNTAGYLMDFSATHALRQPMGRKVALYRDDGAWRWCLDEQYWPVHHPAEAP is encoded by the coding sequence ATGGCACAATTGTCCGACGCGTTGGGCTCTCCGCTCGGAGTGGTTCTGCCACAGCAGTTGGCGGAGAACGTCGCGGCATTCCGCTCGGTGATCTCCCACCATCGCCTCTCCGGTCAGATCTATTACGCGCACAAGGCCAACCGATCCAGCGCCTTGGTTCGCGAACTCGCCGCCACCGACGCGGGCATCGACGTGGCGTCGCTCGCCGAGCTGCAGCACGCGCTCGGTGCCGGCTTCGTGCCGCAGCGGATCATGGCGACCGGGCCGAAGAACGAGGAGTTCCTCTGGCTGTGCGCCCGCACCGGGGTCACCGTCAGCGCCGATTCCGTCGGCGAGTTGGCGGTGCTCGCCGCACTGGTCACGGATTGGTCGTTGCCGCGCGTACGGGTGATGGCACGCCTGTCCGGCTTCACCTCAACAGGCGCGCAGCTCGGCAGTCGCCGCAGCCGCTTCGGGGTGTCGGCCGCCGCGGCGAGCGAGGTTCTCGACGTGATCGAGAAACACGCCGACGCCCTGGATCTGGTCGGAGTGGCATTTCACCTCGACACGATCGGGCTGCCGGAGAAGGCCGTGGCGCTGGAGGGCTGCCTCGGCGCGCTGGAGGAGTGCCGCCGGCGCGGTCTGCGACCCTGGTCGGTGGACATCGGCGGTGGGTTCGGCGTGAACTACCTCGCCGACGGCGCGCAGTGGGAGCAGTACACCTCCGCGTTGACCGAGGCGGTGCTCGGCCGGCGGACACCACTGACCTGGAACGGGCACGGGTACGGGTTGCGCGCCGAGGGCGGCCACGTTCGCGGCTCGCTGAACCTGTACCCCGCTCACCGACCCGTCTCCGGGCCCGCATACCTCGATCGGCTACTGCGAACCAGCGCGCCGGAGCAGCGCCGCCCACTCGGGACACTGCTGTTGGACAACATGTACGACCTGCACGTCGAGCCGGGTCGGGCCCTGCTCGACCAGTGTGGCCTGGTCCTGGCCAGTGTCCTGGAGGTACGTGACGAGGCCAACGGCGACACGATCGTGCGCCTGGACTGCAACGCACGCGACGTCAGCCTGGAGGAACACGGGGTCCTGATGGACCCGGTCGTCGTACATCGGACGACCCCGGCCGGTTCAGGCCCCGCGGGGGTGTACCTGTTCGGCAACCTGTGTCTGGAAGCGGATCTCATCACCCGGCGCAAGGTCTTCCTGCCGTCCCGGCCCCGCCCCGGCGACCTGTTGGCCTTCGTCAACACCGCCGGCTACCTGATGGACTTCAGCGCCACGCACGCGCTGCGCCAGCCCATGGGTCGCAAGGTCGCGCTGTACCGCGACGACGGCGCGTGGCGGTGGTGCCTCGACGAGCAGTACTGGCCCGTTCACCATCCGGCGGAGGCACCATGA
- a CDS encoding transcriptional repressor: MSGVPPGGSRNTRQRAEVRALLEESDQFRSAQRLHADLRARDVAVGLTTVYRTLQALVDSGEIDSMRLPNGEQLFRRCSTHTRHHHLVCRLCARTVEVTGPSVDEWACRMAARHGFTDVNHTMEIFGVCAACAAG, encoded by the coding sequence ATGAGTGGCGTACCGCCCGGCGGCAGCCGCAACACCCGGCAGCGCGCCGAGGTGAGGGCGCTGCTGGAGGAATCCGACCAGTTCCGCAGCGCGCAGCGGCTGCATGCGGACCTGCGTGCCCGCGATGTGGCGGTGGGGCTGACCACCGTCTACCGAACCCTGCAGGCGCTGGTCGACAGCGGTGAGATCGACAGTATGCGGCTGCCCAACGGTGAGCAGCTGTTCCGCCGGTGTAGTACCCACACCCGTCACCACCACCTGGTGTGCCGCCTCTGCGCCCGAACTGTCGAGGTCACTGGCCCAAGCGTCGACGAATGGGCTTGCCGAATGGCCGCCCGCCACGGCTTCACCGACGTCAACCACACCATGGAGATCTTCGGCGTGTGCGCGGCCTGTGCCGCGGGCTGA